In a single window of the bacterium genome:
- a CDS encoding ATP-grasp domain-containing protein, translating into MTDVAAFRRIVVVNRGEPAVRLMRAVAELRHEGHAELRTIALYTEPDKHARFVREADEAYALGSATFVDPEDGHRKSRYLDYGALETALRKTRAEAAWVGWGFVAEHARFADLCSELGIVFIGPDADVMRTLGDKIGSKRMAEQAGVPVAPWSGGPVESLDEARMQATALGFPLMVKATAGGGGRGIRRVRGVAELEEAFESARNEALSGFGDATVFMERLVEGARHIEVQILGDGHGTTWALGVRDCTVQRRNQKVIEESPSPALSEAQHREIRESAARLGTLAGYRGAGTVEFLYDQAERAFSFMEVNARLQVEHPVTEATTGVDLVKLQLYVAAGGRLEGEPPAPHGHAIEVRINAEDPERGFTPTPGTVELLRLPTGPGLRIDTGFSEGDDIAPEFDSMLAKVIAYGHDRREALARLRCALEDMQLVVRGGTSNKGFLLGLLERPEVESGEVDVGWLDRLTAEGEHLSDRYADVALVMGAIEGYEAQRAAEQTLFYSIAARGRLRLRRDVGVDVELRRGGVEYALRVLRVGPDAYQVEFDDRRISVEVQRLGGFERRLLVAGQHFHVLSMSDGHDQLVEVNGVPHRLSRDEVGTVRSTAPAVVVSVAVAPGDRVEKGDRIAVLEAMKTEIAIAAPCAGRVREVLVGPNVQVGTGEALVSIEPSDSETTEVPRDRVSLEDLVAEEGGLDTPAARSRHALKGLRRFALGFDVDAAELARFATERREACLDLPPDDPELLEGEREILAIFADQCALLLRQRGEAGLAGGDVRTPEEYLLLYLRSLDSAAAGLSPGYVDRLQRALHRYGIDSLDRTPALEETLLWICKGHQRIDELSRVVLDVLERQLTPGALAQSAGDEFRELLDRIVNVAGGRNQAVADLAREVRYRLFDRPFFESIREGAFVEADELLRAAVDSRDAAARAEAMRELVECSQPLAPLFVARIEDAEPELRRVILEVLFLRYYRIRELRDLRAIDRAGRSFAFAEYSYEGREIHAVTGHGSWKEVADLGPAFGELLASAPADHDVVIDLHLRRDSAFPDPDEDSAQLAQALAGWKLSRPVRRIVITIAPSQGGRGMAAMRHFTFRPDTDGVAEDRLYRGLHPMMGKRLQLWRLGNFEVERIPSAEDVYLFHGVARDNPKDERLFAFAEVRDATPVRDASGRVTHLPHLEMQYMEALGAIRLFQSHRTRRRRLHWNRVLLYVWPPLDLEMDELQGVAHRLLPAAEGLGLQKTVVRARMTDPENGGLRDTVVQLAAPGGSDLVLSFKPPAERPIAPLSPYDQRVVRMRQRGMLYPYALLEMIAPPRDGTRTEFPPGEFREYDLDAKGRLIPVDRAPGGNQAKILVGTIRNETPKHPEGMTRVILLGDASRDMGSFAEAECRRIMAAIDLAEELSVPLEWFPISAGARIAMDSGTENLDWTAAALRRIVEFTQAGGELNLIVTGINVGGQSYWNAEATMLMHTKGILIMTPDASMVLTGKRALDYSGGVSAEDNTGIGGYEKIMGVNGEAQYWARDTADACRLLFRHYEHSYRAPGERFPRRAPTNDPIDRDVCIYPYGAGEEGTFEVVGDIWSAEHNAERRRPFDIRRVMHAVIDQDHEPLERWADMREAEGAVVWDAHLGGIPASVIGIESRSIPRLGFIPADGPEQWTGGTLFPLSSKKVARAICAASGNRPVVVLANLSGFDGSPESLRRLQLEYGAEIGRAVVNFEGPMVFCVISRYHGGAYVVFSSALNEGLEVAALEGSRASVIGGAPAAAVVFSGEVERRTRDDTRLQALEQEVAAADEATRGQLRARWHELYDDLRSEKLGEVADEFDRIHSVDRARTVGSLHEILQPSRLRPYLVEALQRGMAREIE; encoded by the coding sequence ATGACAGACGTGGCGGCGTTTCGACGCATCGTGGTCGTCAACCGGGGGGAGCCGGCCGTGCGCCTGATGCGGGCGGTGGCCGAGCTGCGTCACGAGGGGCACGCTGAGCTGCGGACTATCGCCCTCTACACGGAGCCCGACAAGCACGCGCGCTTCGTGCGCGAAGCCGACGAGGCATATGCGCTGGGCTCGGCGACCTTCGTGGATCCCGAGGATGGCCATCGCAAGAGCCGCTACCTCGACTATGGCGCGCTCGAAACTGCGTTGCGGAAGACCCGGGCCGAGGCGGCGTGGGTGGGCTGGGGGTTCGTCGCCGAGCACGCGCGCTTCGCAGATCTCTGCAGCGAACTCGGGATCGTGTTCATCGGGCCGGATGCAGACGTGATGCGCACGCTTGGCGACAAGATCGGCTCGAAGCGCATGGCCGAGCAGGCGGGCGTACCGGTCGCGCCCTGGAGCGGTGGACCGGTCGAAAGCCTCGACGAGGCGCGCATGCAGGCTACGGCTCTGGGCTTCCCGTTGATGGTGAAGGCGACTGCTGGTGGCGGCGGTCGCGGCATTCGCCGCGTGCGCGGAGTTGCTGAGCTCGAGGAGGCGTTCGAGAGCGCCCGAAACGAGGCGCTTTCGGGTTTTGGCGACGCCACGGTCTTCATGGAGCGGCTCGTCGAAGGCGCGCGCCACATCGAGGTGCAGATCCTGGGCGACGGCCATGGGACGACCTGGGCGCTTGGCGTGCGTGACTGCACCGTGCAGCGCCGCAACCAGAAGGTGATCGAGGAGTCGCCTTCTCCCGCGCTCTCGGAGGCGCAGCATCGCGAGATCCGCGAGTCGGCTGCGCGTCTCGGCACTCTCGCGGGCTACCGCGGAGCGGGCACGGTCGAGTTCCTCTACGACCAGGCCGAGCGCGCCTTTTCCTTCATGGAGGTGAATGCGCGGCTGCAGGTGGAGCACCCGGTCACAGAGGCGACCACGGGCGTAGATCTGGTCAAGCTTCAGCTCTACGTGGCAGCCGGTGGTCGGCTCGAGGGCGAGCCGCCCGCACCCCATGGCCACGCGATCGAGGTGCGCATCAATGCGGAAGACCCGGAGCGGGGCTTCACTCCGACGCCCGGCACCGTGGAGCTGCTGCGGCTGCCCACCGGGCCCGGGTTGCGCATCGACACCGGCTTTTCCGAGGGCGATGACATCGCGCCGGAATTCGATTCGATGCTTGCCAAGGTGATTGCCTACGGACACGACCGACGCGAGGCCCTGGCGCGGCTGCGGTGTGCGCTCGAGGACATGCAGCTGGTCGTGCGCGGCGGCACCAGCAACAAGGGCTTTCTGCTCGGGCTGTTGGAGCGGCCCGAGGTGGAGAGCGGTGAGGTCGATGTGGGCTGGCTCGATCGGCTGACGGCCGAGGGAGAGCATCTCTCGGACCGATACGCCGACGTCGCCCTGGTCATGGGTGCCATCGAGGGATACGAAGCGCAGCGGGCGGCCGAGCAGACGCTCTTCTATTCCATTGCTGCGCGAGGACGGCTGCGGCTGCGCCGCGATGTGGGTGTGGACGTGGAGCTGCGCCGGGGTGGGGTCGAGTATGCGCTGCGCGTGCTTCGTGTGGGGCCGGATGCGTATCAGGTGGAATTCGATGACCGACGCATCTCGGTCGAGGTGCAGCGCCTCGGGGGATTCGAACGCCGGCTGCTGGTCGCAGGCCAACACTTCCATGTACTGTCGATGTCCGACGGCCATGACCAGCTGGTCGAGGTCAACGGGGTTCCTCATCGCCTCTCGCGCGACGAGGTTGGTACGGTTCGTTCTACGGCGCCCGCCGTCGTGGTTTCGGTTGCCGTCGCCCCCGGTGACCGCGTCGAGAAGGGCGACCGGATCGCCGTGCTGGAGGCGATGAAGACCGAGATCGCCATCGCCGCGCCCTGTGCCGGACGCGTACGCGAAGTGCTCGTCGGACCGAACGTTCAGGTGGGCACGGGTGAGGCGCTCGTTTCGATCGAGCCCTCCGACAGCGAAACAACCGAGGTTCCGCGGGATCGCGTCTCGCTCGAGGATCTGGTGGCGGAAGAGGGCGGGCTCGACACCCCTGCTGCGCGGTCTCGACACGCTCTGAAAGGCCTGCGGCGTTTCGCTCTGGGTTTCGACGTGGACGCTGCCGAGCTGGCGCGGTTCGCGACCGAGCGTCGCGAAGCCTGCTTGGATCTGCCGCCGGACGATCCGGAATTACTGGAGGGAGAGCGCGAGATCCTCGCCATTTTCGCTGATCAATGCGCCCTGTTGCTGCGCCAACGCGGCGAGGCGGGACTGGCTGGCGGCGATGTGCGCACGCCAGAGGAGTACCTGCTGCTCTACCTGCGATCGCTCGATTCGGCCGCGGCGGGCCTCTCGCCCGGTTACGTGGACCGCCTCCAGCGGGCGCTGCATCGCTATGGTATCGACAGCCTCGATCGCACGCCGGCGCTGGAGGAGACCCTGCTCTGGATCTGCAAGGGCCATCAACGCATCGACGAGCTGTCCCGCGTAGTGCTCGATGTACTCGAACGGCAACTCACGCCGGGCGCGCTCGCGCAGAGCGCCGGCGACGAGTTTCGCGAGCTGCTCGACCGCATCGTGAACGTGGCCGGAGGTCGAAACCAGGCGGTTGCCGATCTGGCGCGCGAAGTTCGCTATCGCCTGTTCGACCGGCCCTTCTTCGAGAGCATTCGCGAGGGAGCATTTGTCGAAGCGGACGAGCTTCTGCGCGCGGCCGTGGACTCGCGCGATGCCGCAGCCCGCGCTGAGGCGATGCGTGAACTCGTTGAGTGCTCCCAGCCGCTGGCCCCGCTCTTCGTCGCTCGCATCGAAGATGCCGAACCAGAACTGCGCAGGGTGATCCTGGAAGTTCTCTTCCTGCGCTACTACCGCATCCGCGAGCTTCGGGATCTGCGAGCCATCGACCGCGCCGGTCGGAGCTTTGCGTTCGCCGAATATTCGTACGAAGGCCGCGAGATCCACGCGGTCACCGGCCACGGTAGTTGGAAGGAGGTGGCCGATCTGGGCCCCGCGTTTGGTGAGCTTCTCGCTTCGGCACCGGCCGATCACGACGTCGTGATCGACCTTCACCTCCGTCGAGACAGCGCCTTCCCCGATCCCGACGAGGATTCGGCGCAGCTGGCGCAAGCTCTCGCGGGATGGAAGCTCTCGCGCCCGGTACGGCGTATCGTCATCACGATCGCACCCTCGCAGGGTGGGCGCGGAATGGCCGCGATGAGGCATTTCACCTTCCGCCCCGACACGGATGGCGTGGCTGAAGACCGGTTGTACCGGGGCCTCCACCCGATGATGGGAAAGCGGCTGCAGCTGTGGAGGCTCGGCAACTTCGAAGTGGAGCGGATTCCCTCCGCTGAGGACGTGTATCTCTTCCACGGTGTCGCGAGGGACAATCCGAAGGACGAGCGGCTCTTCGCCTTCGCTGAGGTTCGGGATGCCACACCGGTGCGGGATGCGAGCGGCCGGGTGACCCATCTTCCCCATCTCGAAATGCAGTATATGGAGGCGCTTGGCGCGATCCGGCTGTTCCAATCGCATCGCACCCGTCGCCGTCGCTTGCACTGGAATCGCGTGCTGCTCTACGTGTGGCCGCCTCTCGACCTGGAGATGGACGAGCTACAGGGCGTTGCCCATCGCCTGCTTCCGGCCGCGGAGGGGCTCGGGCTCCAGAAGACCGTCGTGCGCGCGCGCATGACCGACCCCGAGAATGGTGGGCTGCGCGACACGGTGGTGCAGCTGGCGGCTCCCGGCGGAAGCGACCTGGTGCTTTCCTTCAAGCCGCCTGCGGAACGCCCGATCGCGCCTCTTTCGCCCTACGATCAGCGCGTGGTGCGCATGCGCCAACGCGGCATGTTGTACCCGTACGCGTTGCTCGAGATGATTGCGCCTCCCCGCGACGGGACCCGCACGGAGTTTCCGCCCGGCGAGTTCCGCGAGTACGACCTGGATGCGAAGGGTCGCCTGATTCCGGTGGATCGAGCGCCTGGGGGTAACCAGGCCAAGATCCTGGTGGGCACCATCCGCAACGAGACGCCCAAGCATCCAGAAGGAATGACCCGTGTGATCCTGCTGGGTGACGCGAGCCGCGACATGGGCTCCTTCGCGGAGGCCGAGTGCCGGCGCATCATGGCCGCGATCGATCTGGCCGAGGAGTTGAGCGTCCCCCTCGAGTGGTTCCCCATTTCGGCTGGTGCGCGCATCGCGATGGATAGCGGGACGGAGAACCTCGATTGGACCGCCGCGGCGCTGCGCCGCATCGTGGAGTTCACCCAGGCGGGCGGGGAACTCAACCTGATCGTCACCGGTATCAATGTGGGTGGGCAATCCTACTGGAACGCAGAGGCCACCATGTTGATGCACACGAAGGGCATCCTGATCATGACGCCGGATGCCTCGATGGTGTTGACGGGAAAGCGCGCCCTCGACTACTCCGGGGGGGTTTCCGCGGAGGACAACACCGGTATCGGTGGCTACGAGAAGATCATGGGTGTGAACGGCGAGGCCCAGTATTGGGCCCGCGATACGGCCGATGCCTGCCGCCTGCTCTTCCGCCACTACGAACACAGCTATCGCGCGCCCGGCGAGCGCTTCCCGCGACGCGCACCGACGAACGATCCGATCGATCGGGACGTCTGCATCTACCCGTACGGCGCAGGGGAAGAGGGCACCTTCGAAGTGGTCGGCGACATCTGGAGCGCGGAGCACAACGCGGAGAGACGTCGCCCCTTCGACATCCGCCGCGTGATGCATGCGGTGATCGACCAGGACCACGAGCCGCTGGAGCGCTGGGCGGACATGCGCGAGGCCGAAGGCGCCGTCGTCTGGGACGCGCATCTGGGCGGCATTCCGGCGAGCGTGATCGGCATCGAATCCCGATCCATCCCGCGGCTGGGTTTCATACCCGCCGACGGGCCGGAGCAATGGACGGGCGGAACGCTCTTCCCGCTCTCCTCCAAGAAGGTGGCGCGAGCGATCTGCGCTGCCAGCGGAAACCGGCCGGTCGTGGTGTTGGCCAATCTCTCGGGCTTCGACGGTTCGCCCGAATCGCTGCGCCGCCTCCAATTGGAGTACGGCGCTGAGATCGGTCGTGCGGTGGTGAACTTCGAGGGCCCGATGGTGTTCTGCGTGATCAGTCGCTACCACGGCGGTGCCTACGTGGTGTTCTCCAGCGCGTTGAACGAAGGACTCGAGGTGGCAGCCCTGGAGGGGAGCCGTGCCTCCGTGATCGGCGGAGCGCCGGCCGCGGCCGTGGTGTTCTCCGGC